In Lepidochelys kempii isolate rLepKem1 chromosome 10, rLepKem1.hap2, whole genome shotgun sequence, a single window of DNA contains:
- the LOC140917883 gene encoding myb/SANT-like DNA-binding domain-containing protein 7 — translation MMESQNRKRAPAWTEREVRDLISVWGEESVLSELRSSFQNAKTVVKISQGMKDRGHNRDPKQCRVKLKELRQAYQKTREANGRSGSEPQTRCFYDELHAILGGSATTTPAVLFDSFSGDGGNTEAGFGDEEDDDEVVDSSQQANGETGFPDSQELFLTLDLEPVPPEPTQVCLLDPAGREGTSAACVSMITGFSPSQRLMKIRKKKKPHL, via the exons atgatggagtcccagaatcgcaaaagagctccagcatggactgaacgggaggtacgggatctgatctctgtatggggagaggaatccgtgctatcagaactccgttccagttttcaaaatgccaaaaccgttgtcaaaatctcccagggcatgaaggacagaggccataacagggacccgaagcagtgccgcgtgaaacttaaggagctgaggcaagcctaccagaaaaccagagaggcgaacggccgctccgggtcagagccccaaacacgctgcttctatgatgagctgcatgccattttagggggttcagccaccactaccccagccgtgttgtttgactccttcagtggagatggaggcaacacagaagcaggttttggggacgaagaagatgatgatgaggttgtagatagctcacagcaagcaaatggagaaaccggttttcccgacagccaggaactgtttctcaccctggacctggagccagtaccccccgaacccacccaagtctgcctcctggacccggcaggcagagaagggacctccg ctgcatgtgtttcaatgatcacaggattttctccttcccagaggctaatgaagattagaaagaaaaaaaaaccgcaCTTGTGA